One Microlunatus soli genomic window carries:
- the purL gene encoding phosphoribosylformylglycinamidine synthase subunit PurL, whose amino-acid sequence MADTVEQAAKTPEQSQPWRELGLKEDEYTRIREILGRRPTGSELAMYSVMWSEHCSYKSSKVHLRRFGEVPAETPVGKLLAGIGENAGVIDIGNDYAVTFKIESHNHPSYVEPYQGAATGVGGIVRDILAMGARPVGVMDALRFGPLDAPDTHRVLPGVVAGVGGYGNCLGLPNIGGEVVFDPSYLGNPLVNALCVGVLKHEDLQLGRATGTGNKVILYGAATGGDGIGGASVLASETFDADGPAKRPSVQVGDPFQEKLLIECTLELFAAGVINGISDLGAAGLSCATAELASSGDGGMHVVLDRAPLRDHTLSPEEILMSESQERMMAVVEPQHLDRFFEICTKWDVLATEIGEVTDTGRLIIDWHGETIVDVEPRTVADEGPVYERPYARPSWQDSVQADGVDDLERPSSAVGLQETLLRIIGSANLADKSWITDQYDRYVRGNSVLAQPEDSGMLRIDEDTNLGVALATDCNGRFAYLDPYAGAQLALAEAYRNVAVTGARPLAVSDCLNFGSPEDPAVMWQFERAIAALVDGCKQLGTPVTGGNVSFYNQTGDQAILPTPVVGVLGVIDDVSRRTPMGFAADGDLILLLGDTRDELAGSAWAGVVHDHLGGLPPQVDLDHEIRLAEVMIAAARQGLLSSAHDLSEGGLAQALVDAILRNDHGARVTLPNELDPFVALFSESAGRVLVSLPAGHRDDFEALCEQHRVSVQQLGTVGGTALDVEGQFGLEIEVLRAAWQAPIRDAVEATA is encoded by the coding sequence GTGGCGGATACCGTTGAGCAGGCGGCGAAGACCCCCGAGCAGAGCCAGCCGTGGCGCGAACTCGGGCTGAAGGAAGACGAGTACACCCGGATCCGGGAGATCCTGGGGCGGCGACCGACCGGCAGCGAGCTGGCGATGTACTCGGTGATGTGGTCGGAGCACTGCTCCTACAAGTCCTCCAAGGTGCATCTGCGGCGGTTCGGTGAGGTGCCGGCCGAGACCCCGGTCGGCAAGCTGCTGGCCGGCATCGGCGAGAACGCCGGCGTGATCGACATCGGCAACGACTATGCCGTCACCTTCAAGATCGAATCCCACAACCACCCGTCCTATGTCGAGCCGTACCAGGGCGCCGCGACCGGCGTCGGCGGCATCGTCCGCGACATCCTCGCGATGGGTGCCCGACCGGTCGGCGTGATGGATGCGCTGCGGTTCGGCCCGTTGGACGCCCCCGACACCCATCGGGTGCTGCCCGGTGTGGTCGCCGGTGTCGGCGGCTACGGCAACTGCCTCGGACTGCCGAACATCGGCGGCGAGGTCGTCTTCGACCCGTCCTACCTCGGCAACCCGCTGGTGAACGCGCTCTGCGTCGGTGTGCTCAAGCACGAGGACCTGCAGCTCGGCCGGGCGACCGGCACCGGCAACAAAGTGATCTTGTACGGCGCCGCCACCGGCGGCGACGGGATCGGCGGCGCCTCGGTGCTGGCCAGCGAGACCTTCGATGCAGACGGTCCGGCGAAGCGGCCCAGTGTCCAGGTCGGCGATCCGTTCCAGGAGAAGCTGCTGATCGAGTGCACGCTGGAGCTTTTCGCCGCCGGCGTGATCAACGGGATCAGCGATCTCGGCGCGGCCGGCTTGAGCTGCGCGACCGCGGAGCTGGCCAGTTCCGGCGACGGCGGCATGCACGTCGTCCTGGATCGGGCGCCGTTGCGGGACCACACGTTGAGCCCCGAAGAGATCCTGATGAGCGAATCGCAGGAACGGATGATGGCGGTCGTCGAACCGCAGCATCTGGACCGCTTCTTCGAGATCTGCACGAAGTGGGACGTGCTGGCCACCGAGATCGGCGAGGTCACCGACACCGGCCGGTTGATCATCGACTGGCACGGCGAGACGATCGTCGACGTCGAGCCGCGGACCGTGGCCGACGAGGGTCCGGTCTACGAGCGTCCTTACGCCCGGCCGTCCTGGCAGGACAGCGTCCAGGCCGATGGCGTCGATGATCTTGAACGGCCCAGCTCCGCGGTCGGTCTGCAGGAGACCTTGTTGCGGATCATCGGCTCGGCCAACCTGGCCGACAAGTCCTGGATCACCGATCAGTACGATCGCTACGTCCGCGGCAACAGTGTGCTGGCGCAGCCGGAGGACTCCGGCATGCTGCGGATCGACGAGGACACCAATCTCGGGGTCGCGTTGGCCACCGACTGCAACGGTCGCTTCGCCTACCTGGACCCGTACGCCGGCGCCCAGCTCGCGTTGGCCGAGGCCTATCGCAATGTCGCCGTCACCGGCGCCCGGCCGCTCGCGGTCTCGGACTGCCTCAACTTCGGCTCGCCGGAGGATCCGGCGGTGATGTGGCAGTTCGAGCGGGCGATCGCCGCCCTGGTCGACGGCTGCAAGCAGCTCGGCACACCGGTCACCGGCGGCAACGTCAGCTTCTACAACCAGACCGGAGATCAGGCCATCCTGCCGACGCCGGTGGTCGGCGTGCTCGGCGTGATCGACGATGTGTCTCGGCGGACGCCGATGGGCTTCGCAGCCGACGGCGATCTGATCTTGCTGCTCGGTGACACCCGGGACGAGCTGGCCGGTTCTGCCTGGGCCGGTGTCGTTCATGATCATCTCGGAGGGCTGCCGCCGCAGGTCGATCTTGATCATGAGATCCGGTTGGCCGAGGTGATGATCGCTGCCGCTCGGCAGGGACTGTTGTCCAGTGCACACGACCTTTCCGAGGGTGGCCTGGCCCAGGCCCTGGTGGATGCGATCCTCCGGAACGATCACGGTGCTCGGGTCACCCTGCCGAACGAGCTCGACCCGTTCGTCGCCCTGTTCTCCGAGAGCGCCGGTCGGGTGCTGGTCTCGCTGCCGGCCGGGCATCGCGACGACTTCGAGGCGCTGTGTGAGCAGCATCGGGTGTCGGTGCAGCAACTCGGCACCGTCGGCGGAACAGCACTGGACGTCGAGGGCCAGTTCGGTCTCGAGATCGAAGTACTGCGCGCGGCCTGGCAGGCGCCGATCCGCGATGCGGTGGAGGCCACCGCCTGA